ACAAGGGCTGGTTTGGGCTTCAGAAATAAAAGCATTACTGAAAAATGAATGGGTAAAACCAGAAATCAACTGGGATGGAGTGTATACTAATTTCCTTTTTCAGACCACACTGGCTCCACAAACCTGTTTTCAGCGTATTTTCTCTCTGGAACCAGCTTCCTTTATGACCGTTGATTTAAAGAATCAAAAAATTATCAAAGAAAAATTCTGGAAACTGCCTTCACCGTCTGCTAAAAACATTTCTCAGGAAGAAGCGGTAAAAAAAATAGACGAACTTCTTTCCGAAAGTATTTCAGAACAATTATATGCCGATGTTCCTGTAGCAGTTATGATGAGTGGTGGGATAGATTCTACCTTAATTGCTTCAAAATCAAAATCTTTTAATGCCAATATTAATACCTACACCATCTCTTATCCGTTTTCTGATGAAGAAGTGAAAAATGCATCTCTGGCAGCTCAGCATTTTGGGGTTTCCCATGAAGTGAAGGAAGTAAGTGATGAAGAAGCACTGGAACAACTTAAAGAAAATATTCAGCATTTTGAAGAGCCTTACAGCAGTTTTGAAGTGTTAATCAATGCGGCAAAATATGCACATGATAAAGATTTTAAAGTGGTATTGAGCGGAAACGGAGCCGATGAGCTTTTTGCAGGTTATTCCCATACGCTGAAGCTCAACAGATGGCTTCTGATGAGGAATTTTAATTTTCTAAGTCCATTGATCTTCACAAAAGACAAATTTTCGCAACGGGTTAAAAACTATTTCTCTCAGGATGATATGTTTGACTTTTTCAGACAAAGCCAGATCAGTATGATGCCTTTGGAAGCTAAAAGCCTTATACAGCCTGATATTTACAATAAAATTAATTCAGAACTTTCAGAATATCATCTTTCAGAAACAAAAAACTATTCCGGATATTTTGAATATGATATGAAATATTCACTGTCTTCTCACCACGTTTTTCGGGATGATCTGAGTGCCATGAAATACAGTGTGGAATTTCGTTATCCCTATCTAAGTAACAATCTTATTGATTATGTATCAGCCCTGCCCCAGAATATCAGGTTTAATGGTATTCAGAATAAACCCTTATTGCGTAAAACCGCTGAAAAATATCTTCCCGAATCAGTTTTGAATATGCCTAAAAAAGGGTTTTCATTTCCTGTTAATTATTTCATTAAAAACGAAAAAAGAGTAAGAGATTTTATTGTTGAAAACCTTGAAAGTTTAAAGAAGAGAAACTTCTTCAATGCAGCGGTGATTGATGAATGGTGGAATCACCAGGAACATGAATATGACTGGGTGAAAATATGGCAGCTGGTTACTTTTGAGCTATGGTACCAGAAATATTTTGAAAAATAAAGAAGCTGCCTAAAGATTAATATTTTACCTTTGTATTTATGATGAAATATTTTTGGAGTATACTTGTTGTGGTTTTTGCACTGATCAGTTGCAAAAGTGATGATGATTCTTTACAGAGAATAGATCAGGTACTTAATATCTACATGAAAAACAGCGCTGGTCAGGATCTTCTGAACAGTAAGAAAACAGGATCTTTTACAGGATATTCTGTGAATGATGTTTTCGGAGCTAAAGATAATTCTCCGGTGAGCATTTCATTGAGAATGACAACCGATTCTCTGTTTTATATGGAATATCTTGCAGGCGCAAAAAGAAGACGTCTGGATTCTATCAGCCCAGATAATCCGGGAACAGGAACTTCCTATTTCTCCAGAATGCAGATTACGTTTACTAAAAGTACTAATGTAGCTGATAATGTTATAGGATTACTGGAGGTTCAGTATCGTAATACGCCCACCGCATTTCAGGTTTCAAAGGTATTATATGACGGAAATGAAGTGTTTTCAAAAAATGCTGATGCACCAACTTCGATAAATACCGTTACGATCACAAAATAATTTTTAAATTTGTACAACTGTTAGCTGATTATAAGCTAAACATCTAATATTTAACATCTAAATAAAATGTTACAAGTCAATTTTTTGCGCGACAATAAAGAACGCGTTTTAGAAGGTCTTAAGAAAAGACAATTCAAAAATCTTGAGTTGGTAGACGAGGCGATCGCTGCCGACGAAGAAAGAAAAAGAATCCAGTTTGAACTAGATTCCCAGCTTTCCGAAATCAACAAAATTTCGAAAGAAATCGGACTTTTGATGAAAGAAGGGAAAAAAGAAGAAGCGGAATCGGCAAAGTCTAAAACAGCACAATACAAAGAGTCGAGCTCAGAATTGAAATCCCAGTTAGAAGTTAAAGAAAATGACTTACTGAATATTCTGTATCAGCTTCCCAACATTCCCAATGAATTGGTGAAGAGTGGTGCTTCTGCTGATGATAACGAAATTATTTTCCAGTCTCATCCTGTAGAAGGTCTTGGGGAAGGAGCAATCCCTCACTGGGAACTGGCAAAAAAATATAACCTTATCGATTTTGAATTAGGAGTGAAAATTGCCGGAGCTGGTTTTCCTGTTTATTTAGGAAAAGGAGCAAGATTACAGAGAGCTTTGGTGCAGTATTTCTTAGATAAAAACGTTGAAAAAGGATATACAGAAGTAAATCCTCCTCATGTTGTAAATGAGGCATCAGGTTTTGGTACCGGTCAGCTTCCGGATAAGGAAGGACAGATGTATTATATCAACGAAGATAAATTATATCTTATTCCTACAGCAGAAGTTCCTGTAACCAATCTTTACCGTGACGTTTTGCTTGATGAAAAAGATCTTCCGATCAAAAATACAGCATTCTCTCAGTGTTACAGAAGAGAGGCAGGAAGCTACGGTGCTCATGTAAGAGGGCTAAACCGTCTTCACCAGTTTGAAAAAGTTGAAATTGTAAGAATTGAAAAACCTGAAAATTCTTATGCTGTTTTGGAAGAAATGGTAGAGCATATCAAAGAAATTCTTACAGATCTTGAACTTCCGTTCAGAGTATTGAGACTTTGCGGTGGTGATACAGGTTTTGCATCTGCAATGACGTATGACTTCGAAGTTTGGAGTGCTGCCCAGGAAATGTGGTTAGAAGTAAGTTCTGTATCTAACTTTGAAACATTCCAGGCCAACAGATTGAAGTGCCGCTATAAAGGAGATGGTAAATCTCAGCTGGTTCACACCTTGAACGGATCAGCCATGGCATTACCAAGAATTATGGCTGCGTTGCTTGAAAACAACCAGACAGCAGAAGGCATCAAACTTCCTAAAAAGGTTGCAGAATATGCACGATTTGACGTTATAAACTAAAAATTAGTATAAAAATAATTAAACCCTCCTATCTTTAGATAAGAGGGTTTTTATTTTGTCGCTTATTTATTGAATAGAATATAATAAGCAAAGGTGAGGATCATTTAAATATACCTGACCTTACTGTCAAAATCTCAGATTAGTTATAACCGCAGTAGCAATACCAGCTTCCGTCTGCTAACTTAAAGCATCTGTAGATAGGTGTTGTTTTAGGACATGTTCCACCGATATCTCCTCCTGGATCTAATCCTTCACCCATGTCAATTGCACGTGCTCCGCTGATGTTTTTTAATTCGTCTCTTGTTAAACGAGATTTTGATAAATTAGTTTTTTTCATGGTTAGATTTTTTTTAGTTTTTATACCATTTTAATCACATTTCAAATGTAAAAAAGAGGATTCAATAAAAGAAAACCTATTTTACTAAGTTTCAGAAAATTTTTACTAAATTTATCATTACCATGAAAATCGGACAAAAATTAAAACAAGTGAGGGAATCCATGAGGATGTCTCAGGATGACTTGGCGTCATCTCTGAACACAACACAAAAGACTATTTCGAATTGGGAGAGTGATAAAGGTCTTCCAACAGTTATTCAGCTGGCATGCATTGAAAAAATCCTGCATGTAGATGTATTATCCTGGTTTGAAGATAATGGTATTATTTTTAAACATAAAACGGATAAAGGAGAGAATTCGGAGATTGTAACTCATAACTTCAGTAAGGTTATTGAACAATATGAGAAACGTATATTTGAAAAAGATATATGTATTGATGAACAAAAAGAAATCATTAAATCTCTGATAGAAAAGTTCAATCTTCAGAATTGAAATTTGATTTTTTGATAGATTAAACGTAAAATAATAAAACCCACCGGAATCCGGTGGGTTTTGCTTTATTCTGTGACAATAATAATTTTTTTATCGGCATTTTTGAGCTTTGCTTCGTTATTGTAGATGGCTTTCAGATCATATTCTATTCTTACAGAATAATCGTCAACCTGCTTCAGCCAGTCATGTTTACCGGTGATTGATTTTATTTTACTTTCAAATTTTAAAGTCGTTCCGATATTTTTGAAAAACATCATCATCATTCCCTCCATTTTTTCCGTTTCTTCTTTAGAACCTTGAGAGCGAAGTACTTCTTCAATATTTTTAAGATTGAAAAAATCGGTGTTAATGGTTAGAGTTTTACCATCCCAGGTATTGAGTAAATTTTGATCAAAGGGTAATTTTTCGTCATTATTGAAATTTTTAATGATCTCATAATCATATGGAGTAAAATGATCCATTTTAAAGGAAAATCCAGTGGGAATAGGATCGTTGCCATCTTTTGTGGATTTCAAAAAAACTTTTTTCAGCATTCTGAGCGTATCCTGATTTTCCGTTTTTAGTTTCCCTTCTTTCTTTAGAATATCATGCATGCTGGTCCAGACTGTTGGGAATCGATCCAGCTCATTAAATTTCTCCTGTTTCAGGGAATCAGGAGTCATAGCCTGCATCTCTGCCATAAATTCCCTGGTATCTACATCAGTAATCATAGAGGTGGCTGTATCCTTATGATAGATTACTTCAGTATTAATGTTGCAGGATTGTAGGGTAACCAGACTTATTAAAAATAAGACGATTGTTTTCTTCATGGTATATTATAAATTCTAATTAATGGCAGTTCACCGCTCCGTTGGGATCTTTAATAATCGTCATTGCTTCAGCTTTCGGGGAAACATAAGGAATACCCAGTTCAAGACCTCTCAGGATAAATAATCCTCCTAAAATAATCATGATCACCGGAACAGCTTTTAGAACTTTTACCCTGAAGGCCTGATTCATGAGGTTCCCGGCCAGAACAATGGCAAACATGAACGGAAGGGTTCCGAGACCAAATAAAGCCATATATAAAGCTCCCTGCCATATTCCTCCGCCTGCAAGACTGGCGGTAAGTGCCATATACACCATTCCACATGGTAAAAAGCCATTCAAAAGTCCAGTAGAGAATCTTGAGCGATAATCTGCTTTCTGAAGAAGTTTTCCCAAGTTCATTTTTACACTGTACAGGAATTTGGAGAGGAAAGGAATTTTTGAAGCAAAATCTTTTCCACCAAATGAAAATACAGCCATAATAATGAGGAGAACTCCCGCTGTAATCGTCAGATATTTCTGAAAGCCTGCCATTTCAAATCCCTGTCCGATAATTCCCAGAAGTGCACCCAATAATGAATAGGTGAAAATTCTTCCGAATTGATAAGTAAGGTTCTGAAGATAGAAGTTAGCGGCCTGCTTTTTAGTTAATCCCATCGACAAGGCAATAGGACCACACATTCCGATACAGTGAAAACCGGATGCAAAGCCTAAAGCAATAGCCGATACAATAAGTCCTATTTCCATATCACATCATAATCCATTCTATAGTCTGTTTTATCTTTGCTCCAACTTAATCTTAACGTGTAGTTTCCTACTTTCAATACCTGTGCGGGAATTGTGAAAGACTGGCTGGCATCAAGCTGTACAGATTTTTTGATGTCTAAATTCTGGTCGTCGGTTCTGTTTAAAACAAATTTTACCGTAGTATTTGAATTATTATATTCTTTTGGAAATGTAATTTTAATTCCCTTGGTGTCCTGGCTGTATAAAGGTTTTTCCTGTAATTCATCCGCTTTTTTCTTCGCATCAATCACATCCTGGTACTTCAGCTCTTCTTCATAATAATTATCCGTTACCATTTCGGAATTCTTCTGCCCGTTCGGGAAAAGAAACATCATGGATAATATAAAAACTATGAATGCAAGTAATGCAATTACAACACCGTGTCCCCAACTAAAGTTCTTCATTTTTTTCTAATTAAAATTGCAGTTTGAATGGTCCTTCAAAATAAGTCTGATATGAATCCACCAATTTACCTTTCATGTCATAAACACCAATGGTAATATTCTGTTTAGACAGTTTCATTTCATCTTCCGGGAAACTGATATTGATGGTTCCTTTTGATATTTTATCCCTGTCTACCTGGATTTTACTTGATGCACTGTAAGTAATTTCACCATGGGCAGGAGCAATTACTTTAATGGTCACCATTTTCTTTTCGTTCGTTTTATTAAGGAAGGTATAATTATAGGTATTGGTAATTTTACCGTCTCTTACAAAGAATGTACTTCCTGCAGGTTTGATGAATTTAGCCTCCATCTCACCACGGCTGTACAGAAGATATCCTAAGAAACCTACAAGAAGGAAAAGAAATATACTGAAACCTTTCATTCTTCCTGTAAATTTGAACTGAGTTTCTTTTTCAATTTCGTTCTCAGAAGCATATCGGATCAGTCCTTTTGGAAGTCCTACTTTTTCCATGACTTCATCACAGGCATCTATACAGGCAGTACAGTTGATACATTCCAACTGTTGTCCGTCTCTGATATCAATCCCTGTAGGGCATACTACCACACACTGATGGCAGTCGATACAGTCTCCTTTTCCTGCTGCTTTTCTGTCTTCTCCTTTTCTCCATTTTGATCTGTTTTCTCCTCTTTTGAAGTCATAGAAAACGTTGATGGTATCTTTATCAATCAATACTCCCTGAAGTCTTCCGTACGGGCATACCAGTGTACAAACCTGTTCTCTGAACCATGCAAATACAAAATAGAATGCAGCGGTAAGAAGAATCATGACAATAAAATTGGTAGGATGAGCAAATGGCCCTTCACCAATAATTTTAAATACCTGTTCATATCCTACGATATACATGAACATAAAGTGGGTAATGATCAATGAAATGATAATATAAACAGTCCATTTCAAACTTCTCTTCCAGATTTTCTCACTGTTCCACTCTTGTCTGTCCAGCTTCATTTGCTTATTTCTGTCACCTTCAATCAGATATTCGATTTTACGGAATATCGATTCCATAAAAATTGTCTGAGGGCAAATCCACCCGCAGAAAATTCTTCCGAATGCAATCGTAAAAACAATAATAAAGATTAAAGAGGCAATAGCACCTAAAGTAAGGATAAAAAAGTCCTGTGGATAGAAAGGTTGTCCAAAGATGAAAAACGCTCTGTCTATCACATTGAACATCAATAATGGGTTACCATTGATTTTGATGAACGGTAATGCAAAGTAAATAATTAATAAAAGGTAGCTTACAATGTTTCTATAGTTGGTATATTTCCCTTTTGGCTTTCTGGGAAATACCCATCTTCTTTTTCCGGATTGCTCCATTGTCCCTATAGAATCTCTGTAAGTCTCAGGGTCCAGAACCTGTCCCTGTCCGCCGCGTACTTCTATATCTTCTATGTCTGACATATGTAATAGGTTTTAAAAAAGAAAAAACATAATTCGTTACTATTTTTTAGCTAATAACAAATTATGTTTTTTTCATATATTTTTTCTAATTTTTTAAATTATTCTTTTTCCCAGTGAGCTTCTTCTCCATATGGTGGAGCTCCTCCCTGAGCCGGAGTAATTGGTTGCTGTTCCTGGTTGATATGATAAACATATGCTGCAACATTTTGAATGTCTGCTCCAGTTAAAACTCCATTTTTACCCCAAGCCTGCATTGCAGTCCCTGTAACTCCATTTTCTACAACGTGGAATACGTTTTTGAATAATGTTTTTTCAGGTTGGTTATGCCAGTAGTTATCGGTAAGGTTTGGTCCGATACCTCCTCTACCACCATCAGAGTGGCAAGAAACACAGGTTGTCTTGAATATTTCTTCCCCTGCAGCAATATTATCTGCTGAATATTTTGCAGATTCAATAGTTACAGGAGGCTGTTCTGCCATATATTTATCAATAGCTGCCAGTTGCTCTTTATATTCTTTTTCATATTCGCTTAACGGGTGAGCGAAGTCTGTAAAAGAGTATGCTGCGATATATACAATACAAAAAGCGGTCCCAAAATAGAATAAACCTACCCACCATTTTGGTAATTGGTTATCCAGCTCCATGATTCCATCGAAACCGTGGTCGATAAGGATATCTTTTTCTTCAGAAGCAGATTGCTTTTTGAAAGCACTTTGATATAATCTTTTGAAAAAAGGTACTTTCTTTTCAGCTAAATAAGCAGCCTTTTCTTCAGGAGACAATTTCTTGAATTTGTTGTTTTCAATAAGGTCTCCAATAGCTCCATGAATGTAAGCAAGGATCCCCGCAATCACAACAGTTCCCCAGAAGTAAGGTGAAGAAAGGAACGCGTAGCTCTGTACAAATAAATAATAAAAAACTATTAAAAGTCCGATTATTATTAAGATGTTTATAACAACAGGTGTTCTTTGTTTCATAAAAAATAGTTTAATTTTTTAAATTAAAATCGTCATCTTCATCATCCCCAAGAGGTGCCTCTTCTTCTTCTTTGTAATATTTTTTAGGCCTGCTAAAAACATAGATTACCAAAGCGATGAAGAACAGCATAAAGAAAATCAGAGCCAGTGTCTGGTAGAAGCCAGCATTTTCTGTATTGGATAATATATCTTTAAAGTTCTGAGGAATCATAGTATGCGCCTTTTAATGTTTTTTAGTTATTACTTGCTGTTTTGATTTCAGTTGTTTTGATATCTGTACCTAATCTCTGAAGATAAGAAATAAGAGCTACAATTTCTTTTTTCTCTAGTTCTCCCTGAGGTCTCTTAGCATAAGCTACCTTAAGGTCATTTGCTTCTGCGAAGATATCTTTTACAATTTTTGCTGATTGGTTGTTTGCCCATTTATCTGCAGAATCGATTTCAGCCTTAGTATAAGGTACATCGAATACATTCTTCATCAGCTTCATTTTGTCTACCATCTTAGTTCTGTCTAAGTCAGTAGCAATTAACCAAGGGTAACGAGGCATGATTGAACCAGCAGAAGTAGATCTTGGGTTATACATGTGTTTGTAGTGCCAAGAACTTGGGTTTTTACCACCTTCTCTATGTAAATCCGGTCCTGTTCTCTTAGAACCCCATAGGAATGGTCTGTCGTATACGAATTCTCCAGCTTTGGAGTATTGTCCGTTTTTACCGTTGAATCTTACGATCTCATCTCTGAACGGTCTTACCATCTGAGAGTGACAAGCGTTACATCCTTCACGGATATAGATATCTCTACCTTCAAGTTCCAGTGGTGAATAAGGTTTCACAGCTGAAATCGTAGGTACACTTTTCTTAAGAGATAATGTAGGGATAATTTCAATTGAACTACCGATAGATATGGTAATGAAAGATAAAATACCTAGTAATACAGGAGTTCTCTCTAACCAAAGGTGAGTTCCTTCTCCTTCTTTTCTGTTCTTGCTGATGTTTGCCAATGCAGGAGCTTCAGCAGGAACTTCTTTCTGGAATGATCCTTTTCTTACCGTAGCAATTACGTTTACGATCATTAGGATAGATCCTGAAATATAGAATAAACCTCCTACGAATCTCATTTTAAAGTAAGGAATAATTGCCGTTACAGTATCCAACCAGTTTTTCCATAATAATGTTCCATCCGGGTTGAATTGCTTCCACATTAATCCTTGTGTAAATCCTGAAATATACATTGGTACTGCATAGAAGATAATTCCTAAAGTACCTAACCAGAAATGCCAGTTAGCTAATTTTACAGACCAAAGTTTTGTTCTCCACATAATTGGTACCAAATAATAGATAACCCCGAATGCCATGAAACCATTCCATCCAAGAGCTCCTAAGTGTACGTGACCGATAACCCAGTCTGTAAAGTGACCAATTTTGTTGATGTTTTTAGTTGCCAAAAGCGGCCCTTCAAACGTTGCCATACCATAACAAGTAACAGCTACTACAAAGAACTTAAGGATAGGATTTTCTCTTACTTTATCCCAAGCTCCTCTTAGCGTAAGAAGACCATTTAACATTCCTCCCCAAGATGGTGCAATAAGCATGATAGAGAACCCTGTTCCTACCGCCTGAGCCCACGCTGGAAGAGCTGTATACTGAAGGTGGTGAGGACCAGCCCAGATATATACGAAAATTAATGACCAGAAGTGAATAATAGACAGTTTATAAGAGAATACCGGTCTGTCTGCAGCCTTCGGAAGGAAGTAATACATTAAACCTAGAACCGGTGTCGTCAATACGAATGCAACCGCATTGTGACCATACCACCACTGTACAATAGCATCTTTTACCCCTGCATATGCTGAATAAGATTTCCAGCCTGTGAAAGATAAAGGTACTTCAAGGTTGTTGAAGATGTGAAGCATTGCTACTGCAATCCAAGTACCGATGTAGAACCAGATGGCTACATAAAGGTGTCTTACTCTTCTCTTCGAAATAGTCAGGAACATATTGATACCAAAAATGATCCATGAGAATGCGATCAATATGTCGATCGGCCACTCGTGTTCTGCATATTCCTTAGAGGTATTGATCCCCATAAAGAAGGTAACGAACGTAGCAACGATCATAAACTGCCAAGTCCAGAAATGTAACCAAGACAAGGTGTCACTGTACATTCTTGTTTTTAATAATCTTTGTAATGAGTAATAAATACCCGTGTAAACGATGTTACAAACGAATGCAAAGATTACGGTATTGGTGTGCAACATTCTGATTCTACCAAAACCAAATGCACCATGAGTGTTTATTAACCCTTCAATATTACCCGATGCCAAACTTTTAATGGTTGTGTCATCTGTCCCGAAAAAGAATTCAGGTAATTCAGGGTAGAAAAGCATTAATGCCGCCGTAAGCCCGAACGTAAATCCAATGAGACCGAAAACTAAGGTCGCATAAAGGAACGCACGGACAATACTATTGTCATAACTAAACTTCTGTGTTTCCATAT
The genomic region above belongs to Chryseobacterium culicis and contains:
- the asnB gene encoding asparagine synthase (glutamine-hydrolyzing), encoding MCGISGYYSFHKSISSKNILEMNQAIRHRGPDDEGFWLYDHSHGLCFSGNDSTQKIQEQFPVLQEINSNIALGFRRLSIIDLSEKGHQPMLSEDEQIVITFNGEIYNFKKLRKELEILGHTFYSTSDTEVILKAYKEWGNSTFAKLDGMFAICIVDLISQKLILARDRVGMKPLFYHHSEQGLVWASEIKALLKNEWVKPEINWDGVYTNFLFQTTLAPQTCFQRIFSLEPASFMTVDLKNQKIIKEKFWKLPSPSAKNISQEEAVKKIDELLSESISEQLYADVPVAVMMSGGIDSTLIASKSKSFNANINTYTISYPFSDEEVKNASLAAQHFGVSHEVKEVSDEEALEQLKENIQHFEEPYSSFEVLINAAKYAHDKDFKVVLSGNGADELFAGYSHTLKLNRWLLMRNFNFLSPLIFTKDKFSQRVKNYFSQDDMFDFFRQSQISMMPLEAKSLIQPDIYNKINSELSEYHLSETKNYSGYFEYDMKYSLSSHHVFRDDLSAMKYSVEFRYPYLSNNLIDYVSALPQNIRFNGIQNKPLLRKTAEKYLPESVLNMPKKGFSFPVNYFIKNEKRVRDFIVENLESLKKRNFFNAAVIDEWWNHQEHEYDWVKIWQLVTFELWYQKYFEK
- the serS gene encoding serine--tRNA ligase, whose amino-acid sequence is MLQVNFLRDNKERVLEGLKKRQFKNLELVDEAIAADEERKRIQFELDSQLSEINKISKEIGLLMKEGKKEEAESAKSKTAQYKESSSELKSQLEVKENDLLNILYQLPNIPNELVKSGASADDNEIIFQSHPVEGLGEGAIPHWELAKKYNLIDFELGVKIAGAGFPVYLGKGARLQRALVQYFLDKNVEKGYTEVNPPHVVNEASGFGTGQLPDKEGQMYYINEDKLYLIPTAEVPVTNLYRDVLLDEKDLPIKNTAFSQCYRREAGSYGAHVRGLNRLHQFEKVEIVRIEKPENSYAVLEEMVEHIKEILTDLELPFRVLRLCGGDTGFASAMTYDFEVWSAAQEMWLEVSSVSNFETFQANRLKCRYKGDGKSQLVHTLNGSAMALPRIMAALLENNQTAEGIKLPKKVAEYARFDVIN
- a CDS encoding helix-turn-helix domain-containing protein, coding for MKIGQKLKQVRESMRMSQDDLASSLNTTQKTISNWESDKGLPTVIQLACIEKILHVDVLSWFEDNGIIFKHKTDKGENSEIVTHNFSKVIEQYEKRIFEKDICIDEQKEIIKSLIEKFNLQN
- a CDS encoding sulfite exporter TauE/SafE family protein → MEIGLIVSAIALGFASGFHCIGMCGPIALSMGLTKKQAANFYLQNLTYQFGRIFTYSLLGALLGIIGQGFEMAGFQKYLTITAGVLLIIMAVFSFGGKDFASKIPFLSKFLYSVKMNLGKLLQKADYRSRFSTGLLNGFLPCGMVYMALTASLAGGGIWQGALYMALFGLGTLPFMFAIVLAGNLMNQAFRVKVLKAVPVIMIILGGLFILRGLELGIPYVSPKAEAMTIIKDPNGAVNCH
- a CDS encoding FixH family protein — its product is MKNFSWGHGVVIALLAFIVFILSMMFLFPNGQKNSEMVTDNYYEEELKYQDVIDAKKKADELQEKPLYSQDTKGIKITFPKEYNNSNTTVKFVLNRTDDQNLDIKKSVQLDASQSFTIPAQVLKVGNYTLRLSWSKDKTDYRMDYDVIWK
- the ccoG gene encoding cytochrome c oxidase accessory protein CcoG, with product MSDIEDIEVRGGQGQVLDPETYRDSIGTMEQSGKRRWVFPRKPKGKYTNYRNIVSYLLLIIYFALPFIKINGNPLLMFNVIDRAFFIFGQPFYPQDFFILTLGAIASLIFIIVFTIAFGRIFCGWICPQTIFMESIFRKIEYLIEGDRNKQMKLDRQEWNSEKIWKRSLKWTVYIIISLIITHFMFMYIVGYEQVFKIIGEGPFAHPTNFIVMILLTAAFYFVFAWFREQVCTLVCPYGRLQGVLIDKDTINVFYDFKRGENRSKWRKGEDRKAAGKGDCIDCHQCVVVCPTGIDIRDGQQLECINCTACIDACDEVMEKVGLPKGLIRYASENEIEKETQFKFTGRMKGFSIFLFLLVGFLGYLLYSRGEMEAKFIKPAGSTFFVRDGKITNTYNYTFLNKTNEKKMVTIKVIAPAHGEITYSASSKIQVDRDKISKGTINISFPEDEMKLSKQNITIGVYDMKGKLVDSYQTYFEGPFKLQF
- a CDS encoding c-type cytochrome, producing MKQRTPVVINILIIIGLLIVFYYLFVQSYAFLSSPYFWGTVVIAGILAYIHGAIGDLIENNKFKKLSPEEKAAYLAEKKVPFFKRLYQSAFKKQSASEEKDILIDHGFDGIMELDNQLPKWWVGLFYFGTAFCIVYIAAYSFTDFAHPLSEYEKEYKEQLAAIDKYMAEQPPVTIESAKYSADNIAAGEEIFKTTCVSCHSDGGRGGIGPNLTDNYWHNQPEKTLFKNVFHVVENGVTGTAMQAWGKNGVLTGADIQNVAAYVYHINQEQQPITPAQGGAPPYGEEAHWEKE
- a CDS encoding cbb3-type cytochrome oxidase subunit 3, producing the protein MIPQNFKDILSNTENAGFYQTLALIFFMLFFIALVIYVFSRPKKYYKEEEEAPLGDDEDDDFNLKN
- the ccoN gene encoding cytochrome-c oxidase, cbb3-type subunit I, encoding METQKFSYDNSIVRAFLYATLVFGLIGFTFGLTAALMLFYPELPEFFFGTDDTTIKSLASGNIEGLINTHGAFGFGRIRMLHTNTVIFAFVCNIVYTGIYYSLQRLLKTRMYSDTLSWLHFWTWQFMIVATFVTFFMGINTSKEYAEHEWPIDILIAFSWIIFGINMFLTISKRRVRHLYVAIWFYIGTWIAVAMLHIFNNLEVPLSFTGWKSYSAYAGVKDAIVQWWYGHNAVAFVLTTPVLGLMYYFLPKAADRPVFSYKLSIIHFWSLIFVYIWAGPHHLQYTALPAWAQAVGTGFSIMLIAPSWGGMLNGLLTLRGAWDKVRENPILKFFVVAVTCYGMATFEGPLLATKNINKIGHFTDWVIGHVHLGALGWNGFMAFGVIYYLVPIMWRTKLWSVKLANWHFWLGTLGIIFYAVPMYISGFTQGLMWKQFNPDGTLLWKNWLDTVTAIIPYFKMRFVGGLFYISGSILMIVNVIATVRKGSFQKEVPAEAPALANISKNRKEGEGTHLWLERTPVLLGILSFITISIGSSIEIIPTLSLKKSVPTISAVKPYSPLELEGRDIYIREGCNACHSQMVRPFRDEIVRFNGKNGQYSKAGEFVYDRPFLWGSKRTGPDLHREGGKNPSSWHYKHMYNPRSTSAGSIMPRYPWLIATDLDRTKMVDKMKLMKNVFDVPYTKAEIDSADKWANNQSAKIVKDIFAEANDLKVAYAKRPQGELEKKEIVALISYLQRLGTDIKTTEIKTASNN